The genomic window ACGTGATAAAGCTCTTTTTCCGCTCCACGCAAAGGTCTTCAGCACATTGAATTAACTGCAGTGGGGTAGGCAGGGAAGGTCCTTCGAAAGCGCAGGATGACAGGTTAAACAACGGCCGCGTCCATCCGCCTCAGAAAATCAACTCAACAATCATCCATCAACCCCCAACAATCACCATCATGGCAATCATTAACTTTGGCGGCGTAGACGAAACTGTCATCACCCGCGACGAGTATCCGCTGTTCAAGGCCCAGGCCTACCTCAAGGACGAAGTCATTGCCGTGATTGGGTACGGGGTGCAGGGTCCGGGGCAGGCGCTGAACCTGCGCGACAATGGCTTCAACGTCATCATCGGCCAGCGTCAGGACTCACCGTCCTGGGAAAAGGCCCTGCAAGACGGCTGGGTGGAAGGCGAAACCCTGTTTTCCATCGAGGAAGCCGCTGAGCGTGGTACCATCATTGCCAACTTGCTTTCGGATGCCGGCCAGATTGCGCTGTGGCCCACGCTGAAAGCACACCTGACGCCGGGCAAAACGCTGTACTTCTCCCACGGCTTTGGCATCACCTTCAACGACCAGACCAACATCATCCCGCCCGCCGATGTGGACGTGATTCTGGTAGCGCCCAAGGGCAGCGGCACGAGCTTGCGCCGCTTGTATGTGCAGGGTGGCGGGCTGAATTCGTCGTACGCCGTCTTTCAGGACGCTACCGGCGAGGCCCTGGAAAAGGCCATTGCCCTGGGCATCGGGGTGGGCTCGGGCTACTTGTTCGAAACCGACTTCAAGCGCGAAGTATACTCCGATTTGACCGGGGAGCGGGGCGTGCTCATGGGCGCCTTGGCCGGCATCATCGAGGCTCAGTACCAAGTGCTGCGTCAGCGCGGCCACTCGCCCTCCGAGGCCTTCAACGAAACCGTGGAAGAGCTGA from Hymenobacter chitinivorans DSM 11115 includes these protein-coding regions:
- the ilvC gene encoding ketol-acid reductoisomerase, which encodes MAIINFGGVDETVITRDEYPLFKAQAYLKDEVIAVIGYGVQGPGQALNLRDNGFNVIIGQRQDSPSWEKALQDGWVEGETLFSIEEAAERGTIIANLLSDAGQIALWPTLKAHLTPGKTLYFSHGFGITFNDQTNIIPPADVDVILVAPKGSGTSLRRLYVQGGGLNSSYAVFQDATGEALEKAIALGIGVGSGYLFETDFKREVYSDLTGERGVLMGALAGIIEAQYQVLRQRGHSPSEAFNETVEELTQSLVPLVGENGMDWMFSNCSVTAQRGALDWKGRFREATLPVLNELYDSVASGKEAERTIQRGSTPNYRQELEVELKEVRDSELWQTGATVRQLRSLKKTAEADA